The genomic window GGAAGCGGTGCAGCGATTTTAATAGCTGGTAATTGTGTTCCACAGATTTTCCAAAACCAAAACCAGGATCAAGTATAACCGGAGCATTACTTCCCAATGCCTTTAGTTTATCAAGATTATGCACAAAAAACTTATAAACCTCCTCCACAACATCCTTGTATTTTGGATCATTCTGCATAGTTTGAGGGGTCCCCTGCATGTGCATCATGATGTATGGAATGCCAAGTCTGGCTATTAAAGGAAACATATCAGCATCCATCTGCCCGCCTGAGATATCATTGATCATATCGGCGCCGGCTTCAGCTGCCCGTCTTGCGATTTCGGCCCTGAACGTATCGACGGATAGAATGGTTTGAGGAAGTACTGATCTTAAGCCGGATAAAACTCCTGAAAGCCGCTCCCATTCTTCATCAGCAGAGACGTAACTGGCAAACGGTTTTGACGAGACGGCGCCAATATCAATGATGGCAGCTCCCTGCACAACCATTTCCATGGCATGATCGAGGGCATACCGGATTTCCGGCAATTTTCCTCCATCATAAAACGAGTCAGGAGTAAAGTTGAGAATCCCCATGATCACAGGTTTACTAAGGTCAAGTGTTTTGCCTTGCCACTTAAGTTCTCGTTTTGCGTTCATTCTATATTTTTAAACAAACTTTTACGTTTCGTTAACATGCCGCTAAATTAAACCAATTTATCTTTGGCAAATATTTTCTCAATCTATCATTTAAAATTATAAAGATATGATAATCAATGCATTTTCAAAATTAGCAATGACGATGACGTTGGTAATACTATTTACCGCCATGGGAAAAGCCCAGCAGGTTGAAGAAGTCAAACTTTCACGCGAAGAACAGCAACTCCAGCGGGCAACAGAAAAAGTAGCACGTGCAGAAGCCTCATTAGCCAGGGCG from Bacteroidales bacterium includes these protein-coding regions:
- the folP gene encoding dihydropteroate synthase, which produces MNAKRELKWQGKTLDLSKPVIMGILNFTPDSFYDGGKLPEIRYALDHAMEMVVQGAAIIDIGAVSSKPFASYVSADEEWERLSGVLSGLRSVLPQTILSVDTFRAEIARRAAEAGADMINDISGGQMDADMFPLIARLGIPYIMMHMQGTPQTMQNDPKYKDVVEEVYKFFVHNLDKLKALGSNAPVILDPGFGFGKSVEHNYQLLKSLHRFQSLECPILAGISRKSMINKILGIKPDDALNGTTVLNTLCLLQGADILRVHDVKETRQAILLVDYYRQI